One window of Candidatus Nitrospira kreftii genomic DNA carries:
- a CDS encoding hypothetical protein (conserved protein of unknown function), whose protein sequence is MPMSVETEDAFQKELIELFVQEAQEWLQQIHVALDELQQAPPADRYRSLAQTIKIGITNLGGSAATINLNDVERASFSALPFIEAVQEPSARISADDFLALCKQLGHIHGTLTRATGVAFDTEAAQASADNTPTTIGTKELLSLLRGLSDQGPATGTFCRNLVQTMVAQTEGLLQRGMEQCNLVSIQEFLDRSAEGEQEFLELARQEVSHLSTILQALKNGSAFSEVPSSHLQNAVERVAQLWSAAQQVNASHTMTFFMGLHSFLAIVMDRRVTVDATRYEAVQSRLAQSINSLEEWAQCGQAERAALQRVLPS, encoded by the coding sequence ATGCCGATGTCTGTTGAAACCGAAGATGCGTTCCAGAAAGAACTGATTGAACTGTTCGTTCAAGAAGCACAGGAATGGCTTCAGCAGATTCATGTGGCTCTCGACGAACTTCAACAGGCTCCCCCTGCGGATCGCTATCGGTCCTTGGCCCAGACGATCAAGATCGGCATCACGAACCTTGGTGGATCGGCTGCGACCATTAATCTCAATGATGTTGAGCGAGCAAGTTTCTCAGCCTTGCCCTTTATCGAAGCTGTTCAGGAGCCGAGTGCACGAATTTCCGCTGATGATTTCCTCGCACTTTGTAAACAGTTGGGGCACATTCATGGAACCCTGACACGAGCAACTGGTGTCGCCTTTGACACCGAGGCCGCCCAAGCCTCTGCTGACAATACCCCAACAACGATTGGCACGAAAGAACTGTTGTCTCTCCTCCGCGGTCTGTCCGATCAAGGTCCAGCGACAGGGACCTTTTGTCGCAATTTGGTTCAGACCATGGTGGCTCAAACGGAGGGGCTTCTACAACGTGGAATGGAACAATGTAACCTCGTTTCTATACAGGAATTTCTCGACCGATCAGCCGAGGGGGAGCAAGAATTTCTTGAGCTCGCTCGTCAGGAAGTCTCTCATCTATCTACCATCCTTCAGGCGCTGAAGAACGGCAGCGCCTTCTCAGAAGTACCGTCATCCCATCTACAGAACGCTGTAGAACGCGTTGCACAGTTGTGGTCTGCAGCTCAACAGGTCAACGCCTCCCATACCATGACGTTTTTCATGGGCCTCCATAGCTTTCTTGCGATTGTGATGGACCGCCGGGTGACCGTTGACGCTACGCGATACGAGGCGGTCCAATCTCGCCTTGCTCAAAGCATCAACAGCCTCGAGGAATGGGCGCAATGCGGACAGGCGGAACGCGCTGCCCTACAACGTGTCTTGCCAAGTTGA
- a CDS encoding Acyl carrier protein yields the protein MTERINPEITEKIVHALASYLKRDPTSITEAHHLRDDLGLDSVAVIELLFEIEERFKLQIPDQDLPGLSTVGSVAAYVQRRLAEPQESSKPESPKSKTPSPKLGSKKSASSRSTSVKSSSSKSASTKLKSGSARKPKTMPKPAAKTKKKVTGR from the coding sequence ATGACTGAACGGATCAACCCTGAGATCACAGAAAAAATCGTCCATGCGCTGGCCAGCTATCTTAAACGAGATCCGACCTCAATTACTGAGGCACATCATCTCCGAGATGATCTTGGCCTCGATTCGGTGGCTGTCATTGAGCTCCTCTTCGAGATCGAAGAACGATTTAAACTTCAGATTCCAGACCAGGACCTTCCAGGACTGAGCACGGTAGGCTCAGTTGCAGCCTACGTGCAGCGACGTCTCGCAGAACCTCAGGAGAGCTCAAAGCCTGAATCACCAAAATCCAAGACGCCATCTCCCAAGTTGGGATCAAAAAAGTCCGCCTCATCCAGGTCCACATCGGTAAAATCTTCTTCAAGCAAATCGGCCTCAACGAAACTGAAATCCGGCTCCGCCAGGAAACCAAAAACAATGCCCAAGCCTGCAGCGAAGACAAAGAAAAAGGTCACAGGCCGATGA
- a CDS encoding hypothetical protein (conserved protein of unknown function), translating to MSLGEAVQEQHVIQHLTYEPHWGLQLRPFENVPDPTFYVPSAKHEAAMARMLYGIHTRKGIVMLTGEIGSGKTLLSRAVILKLPRSRYEIGLLSNPTIPGNEFLGEILFQLGLDTDGTRGEQLRRLNDQLLANYQQDIDTVVVVDEAQTIEHERLFEELRLLSNFQLNDRFLMTLVLVGQPELRDRVAHIPQLAQRVAIHHHIDRLNRAETKAYIAARLTAAGCIQPIFSSGAISSIFQRTGGVCRLINSLCDLCLHFGSVAEVRQIRRALVERVAGNMLCRYDSNDSGVCS from the coding sequence GTGTCTCTCGGTGAAGCTGTTCAAGAGCAGCATGTGATCCAGCATTTGACATATGAGCCGCACTGGGGATTGCAGCTGCGTCCGTTTGAAAACGTGCCGGACCCAACATTCTATGTTCCATCGGCCAAGCACGAAGCTGCCATGGCGCGCATGCTGTATGGAATTCATACTCGAAAGGGAATTGTCATGTTGACTGGCGAGATCGGGAGCGGTAAGACGCTTCTGAGTCGCGCGGTCATTCTGAAGCTTCCTCGATCCCGATATGAGATTGGCCTCCTGTCCAACCCGACCATCCCAGGAAACGAATTCCTCGGGGAGATTTTGTTCCAGCTCGGCTTGGACACAGATGGAACCAGAGGCGAGCAGCTACGTCGATTAAATGACCAGCTACTGGCCAATTACCAGCAAGACATCGATACCGTCGTAGTGGTGGATGAAGCACAGACGATTGAGCACGAGCGCTTGTTCGAGGAGTTGCGACTCCTGAGCAATTTCCAGCTGAACGACCGGTTTCTCATGACCCTGGTCCTCGTTGGGCAACCGGAACTCCGTGATCGTGTCGCGCATATTCCACAACTGGCGCAGCGTGTGGCCATTCATCACCATATCGATCGGCTCAATCGTGCCGAGACGAAAGCGTATATCGCAGCGCGTTTGACTGCCGCCGGTTGTATTCAGCCGATCTTTTCGTCGGGTGCGATTTCCTCAATTTTTCAACGGACTGGCGGAGTATGCCGTTTAATTAACTCACTGTGTGACTTATGCCTCCACTTTGGCAGCGTCGCGGAAGTGCGTCAGATCAGGCGAGCCTTGGTTGAACGAGTTGCAGGAAACATGTTGTGCCGATATGACAGTAACGATTCAGGGGTATGCTCGTGA
- a CDS encoding hypothetical protein (conserved membrane protein of unknown function), giving the protein MPKLINVHHSQQTTQQAQEYVKIHILMPSGFLGLICLVGGVGGLVYQWFATDTYTWDTFYQSSGLFLSGIGLGAGHTLYQRYLLREFPEVLAARMRQTLDRKKGKLKRRSEPMDFDHPGRQLVPFAYVGGITLLVGSAIAAFAYGHVYIVPAISLPWAGYYWARLFLWRRVITIEKVKV; this is encoded by the coding sequence GTGCCGAAACTTATTAACGTTCATCACTCACAACAAACTACGCAACAGGCTCAGGAGTATGTGAAGATACACATACTCATGCCGTCTGGTTTTCTCGGCCTCATATGTCTGGTCGGCGGGGTCGGTGGGCTAGTTTATCAGTGGTTTGCGACCGACACCTATACGTGGGATACATTTTATCAGAGTTCTGGTTTGTTTCTATCAGGTATTGGATTGGGGGCGGGGCATACCCTCTATCAGCGCTATCTCTTGCGTGAATTCCCAGAGGTTCTGGCGGCGCGTATGCGACAAACATTGGATAGAAAGAAGGGAAAGCTCAAGAGGAGATCAGAACCCATGGATTTTGACCATCCCGGTCGGCAGTTGGTTCCATTCGCGTATGTCGGAGGTATCACGCTCCTTGTGGGAAGCGCTATTGCCGCGTTCGCCTACGGACACGTGTACATCGTTCCTGCGATTTCTTTGCCTTGGGCCGGCTATTATTGGGCAAGGCTGTTCTTGTGGCGGAGGGTGATCACAATAGAAAAAGTAAAGGTCTGA
- a CDS encoding 3-oxoacyl-[acyl-carrier-protein] synthase 2: MASRVVITGLGVVSPIGIGVSEFWKSALAGHSGITAIPSLGWFPMSGYRSQVAGQVHNFAPEQYMSATQANRVDRYAQFSLVASKEALTDANLTMAKEAPHRVGVIVGAGMGGMVMGEREITQLFETQRPHRVHPNFIPTITLNSASGIVAMAHGAKGPNLTISTACSSSAHALGQALHCIRTGQADVIIAVGADASITPLVFAGFCSLRALSSEFNNAPEQASRPFDRRRDGFVMGEGAAALIVESWAHAKKRKARVYAELVGYAATSEAYHMVIPQEDGQEICTTMKIGLKSAGIGPDQVDYINAHATSTTIGDAVETKAIRRLFKNRADKIAINATKSLVGHTLGAAGAIGAVATTLSIHTGQIHPTANYEEPDPDCRLDGIRRAVQERKIRYALLNAFGFGSNNATVVFKKFVA, from the coding sequence ATGGCCTCGCGCGTTGTGATCACTGGTCTCGGAGTGGTGTCTCCTATTGGGATCGGCGTCAGTGAATTTTGGAAATCGGCTCTTGCGGGTCACTCGGGGATTACAGCGATCCCATCCCTGGGGTGGTTTCCTATGTCCGGGTATCGCTCACAGGTAGCTGGCCAGGTCCATAACTTCGCACCAGAGCAATATATGTCGGCCACACAAGCCAATCGCGTAGATCGCTATGCACAGTTTTCCTTGGTCGCTTCCAAGGAGGCACTGACTGATGCCAACCTGACCATGGCAAAGGAAGCTCCGCATCGCGTCGGAGTGATCGTTGGAGCAGGGATGGGTGGAATGGTGATGGGAGAGCGAGAAATCACTCAGCTTTTCGAGACCCAACGACCACATCGCGTACACCCTAATTTCATTCCTACGATCACACTGAACTCTGCCTCTGGGATTGTCGCCATGGCCCATGGCGCCAAGGGGCCGAATCTCACCATTTCGACAGCATGCTCCTCCAGTGCCCATGCCCTTGGCCAAGCCCTGCACTGCATTCGTACCGGTCAGGCCGATGTCATTATCGCCGTCGGAGCTGATGCGAGCATTACGCCCTTGGTCTTCGCCGGATTCTGCTCCTTACGTGCGCTCTCGAGTGAATTCAACAATGCTCCGGAGCAAGCGTCACGTCCTTTCGACCGACGCCGCGACGGTTTCGTGATGGGCGAAGGAGCCGCCGCCTTGATCGTAGAATCATGGGCACATGCCAAGAAACGGAAAGCCAGAGTCTATGCCGAGCTCGTCGGATACGCCGCAACCAGCGAGGCCTATCACATGGTCATCCCCCAAGAGGATGGCCAGGAAATCTGCACCACGATGAAAATCGGTCTGAAGTCAGCCGGCATCGGCCCGGACCAAGTAGACTACATTAACGCGCATGCTACCTCCACGACAATCGGTGATGCCGTCGAGACCAAGGCTATCAGGAGGCTCTTTAAGAATCGCGCGGATAAGATCGCCATCAATGCCACAAAGTCACTTGTCGGCCACACCTTGGGTGCGGCGGGTGCGATCGGGGCAGTGGCAACCACCCTTTCCATTCATACTGGTCAGATCCATCCTACCGCCAACTACGAGGAGCCAGACCCGGACTGCCGCTTAGATGGGATCCGTCGAGCCGTCCAAGAGCGAAAAATCCGCTACGCCCTCTTAAACGCATTTGGATTCGGTAGTAACAATGCCACGGTTGTCTTCAAGAAATTTGTCGCCTAG
- a CDS encoding hypothetical protein (conserved protein of unknown function), which produces MLVKDWYSQSEQALSEIALALQGQQDFSLHSLEQRATDLVLSLQQNDELVVEALSGRSGSPLITNLINVAILGTKVGIGLGYYGEELHRLALTGLVHDIGLFAVPNTLITKSGRLTQEERALIEQHPEFGYRAVEQCGQDYHWLARLIRQVHERFNGQGYPNQLKGREINEMAQICGVVDVFDALVSERPYRRRLLPHEAVKELLVVERATFPREILKALVEQLSVYPLGTIVRLTTGDVGIVAKVNTRYPFRPVVVVDEQRGNKGSEGREIDLSVTPLISVVETVNPAAVGRVKFTDHSSPFERSAPKTAVSDSFTALLESLDAIASTMQGVVSSRFTAMKESGADIISPHSVTKPLSRPPD; this is translated from the coding sequence ATGCTCGTGAAAGACTGGTATTCTCAGTCGGAACAGGCCTTGAGCGAGATTGCGCTGGCCCTGCAGGGCCAGCAGGATTTTTCGCTGCACTCGCTTGAGCAGCGTGCGACAGATCTGGTTTTATCCTTACAGCAGAATGATGAGCTCGTTGTTGAAGCCTTATCCGGACGCTCAGGTTCACCCTTGATTACCAACTTGATCAATGTGGCCATACTCGGAACGAAGGTAGGGATTGGGTTGGGGTACTATGGAGAAGAGCTGCATCGATTGGCGCTCACGGGGCTCGTACATGATATCGGGTTATTCGCGGTACCGAACACGTTGATCACCAAGAGCGGTCGATTGACTCAGGAAGAACGAGCACTGATTGAACAGCATCCGGAATTCGGCTATCGAGCCGTCGAGCAATGTGGTCAGGATTATCACTGGCTTGCGCGATTGATACGTCAGGTTCATGAACGATTTAACGGTCAGGGATATCCTAATCAACTCAAGGGTCGAGAGATCAACGAGATGGCTCAGATCTGTGGAGTCGTGGATGTATTCGACGCACTGGTCAGTGAACGACCCTATCGCCGGCGGCTGCTTCCCCATGAAGCCGTTAAAGAGCTCCTGGTTGTCGAGCGAGCGACTTTCCCACGAGAGATTCTCAAGGCCCTTGTCGAGCAATTGTCGGTGTACCCGCTCGGGACGATTGTCCGGTTGACGACCGGAGATGTCGGCATCGTGGCCAAGGTGAATACCCGCTATCCTTTTCGTCCAGTGGTCGTGGTTGATGAGCAGCGAGGGAATAAGGGCTCGGAGGGGCGTGAGATTGATCTGAGCGTCACTCCTCTGATCTCAGTGGTTGAGACGGTCAATCCCGCTGCAGTTGGCCGCGTGAAATTTACCGATCACTCATCGCCGTTCGAGAGGTCGGCTCCCAAGACGGCCGTCTCCGATTCCTTTACGGCTCTTCTCGAAAGTCTTGATGCGATCGCGTCAACGATGCAAGGAGTGGTTTCAAGTCGTTTTACTGCAATGAAAGAATCTGGAGCAGACATCATCTCCCCTCATTCGGTGACGAAACCATTGTCCCGACCACCGGATTGA
- a CDS encoding hypothetical protein (conserved membrane protein of unknown function), whose protein sequence is MTILFRYILREFSKIFGMCFAGLVTIYLVIDFFEKVRRFLRYESGILPILTYFALKIPSISFQVAPFAILVSTLLTLGLLARSNEITAMRSCGISLLWMSSPFLLFASAVSLVLLAFSSTIIPLASEKAEEVRVIQIEQKPAPVTIQAAQPWARVSANALMKISEIDTSGMTVRGVRIFYFRPPFQLERITEAEEGRYTPTGWILLNGHHRRFLEGDTAELVPFTEQLITIPLIPDDFSSSLIGNSDTMTFREIRNYLGRFRHEGFSFTRLLTDYYGRVAFPLVTVVMVVVGIALSLRRSGVRGGSMAVGIGQAFIVGFCYWTTHSVAIALGRGGALAPMLAGWMANALFLSFGLYLLLKVRH, encoded by the coding sequence ATGACGATCCTGTTTCGCTATATCCTTCGCGAATTCTCAAAGATCTTCGGAATGTGCTTTGCAGGCTTGGTCACCATTTACCTGGTAATAGATTTTTTCGAAAAGGTCCGTCGCTTTCTTCGGTACGAATCCGGCATTCTTCCCATTCTGACGTACTTCGCGTTAAAAATTCCCTCCATTTCGTTTCAAGTCGCTCCATTTGCCATACTGGTGTCAACTCTTTTGACCCTTGGACTCCTTGCCCGCAGCAACGAAATCACGGCGATGCGCAGTTGTGGAATCAGTCTGCTGTGGATGTCATCGCCCTTTCTCCTCTTCGCCAGCGCCGTGTCACTGGTGCTCCTTGCTTTCAGCTCGACCATTATTCCCCTGGCTTCTGAAAAAGCCGAAGAAGTCCGTGTGATCCAAATCGAACAAAAGCCTGCTCCGGTCACCATCCAGGCTGCCCAGCCTTGGGCTCGCGTCAGCGCCAATGCACTCATGAAAATCAGTGAAATCGACACATCCGGCATGACCGTACGAGGAGTCCGCATTTTTTATTTCCGCCCTCCCTTTCAACTCGAACGCATCACTGAGGCGGAGGAAGGTCGCTATACTCCGACTGGTTGGATTCTGTTGAATGGGCATCATCGTCGATTTCTTGAAGGCGACACAGCAGAGCTGGTCCCGTTCACGGAACAGCTGATTACAATCCCACTTATTCCTGACGACTTCTCCAGTTCGCTCATCGGAAACTCAGACACGATGACGTTCCGGGAGATACGAAATTATCTTGGGCGTTTCAGGCATGAAGGTTTTTCCTTTACTCGCTTATTGACGGACTACTATGGTCGGGTGGCATTTCCCCTGGTCACGGTTGTGATGGTGGTTGTCGGCATTGCCTTGAGTCTTCGACGAAGTGGAGTGCGCGGAGGCAGTATGGCGGTGGGAATTGGACAAGCGTTCATCGTGGGGTTCTGCTACTGGACGACTCACTCCGTCGCCATTGCGTTGGGACGAGGGGGAGCCTTGGCACCAATGCTGGCTGGCTGGATGGCAAACGCCCTCTTCCTGAGCTTTGGACTCTATCTCTTGTTGAAAGTTCGCCATTGA
- a CDS encoding UDP-3-O-acylglucosamine N-acyltransferase, giving the protein MSKPQLPTPITLAQIHQVVGGTIHGNDQTLIFSLTSLGQADPQALSFVTNEKMAKAATTLAVAALLVHRHQPDLAVPQIVVDNPMLGFAQVAQRFFVSIPTPRGIAEHVTQGSEVQVGADPSIWPFVTLGDRVKIGDRVTLYPGVFIGSDVTIGNDCTLYPNVVVREGCSLGARVIVHSGTVIGADGFGYVQHQGRHHKIPQLGGVSIEDDVELGANVTIDRATFGRTLVKQGTKVDNLVQIAHNVTVGEHCILVAQVGVAGSTTIGRHVMIGGQAGLSDHLTIGDQVLIAAKSGVNRSVESNQIVGGIPAMPREKALRVQGAIFQLPELKQLVRDLEARVTTLETGLKKVPARTSRAQKARPKKR; this is encoded by the coding sequence ATGAGCAAACCTCAACTCCCCACCCCTATCACGCTGGCTCAGATCCATCAGGTTGTCGGCGGTACGATCCATGGCAACGACCAAACACTAATCTTTAGTCTTACCAGCCTCGGTCAGGCTGACCCGCAAGCTCTCTCGTTTGTGACGAACGAGAAAATGGCAAAGGCTGCGACTACTCTGGCAGTCGCAGCGTTATTGGTGCATCGGCATCAGCCGGATCTTGCAGTGCCGCAGATCGTCGTCGACAATCCAATGTTGGGCTTCGCGCAAGTGGCACAGAGGTTTTTCGTTTCCATTCCGACTCCCCGTGGGATTGCCGAACATGTGACACAAGGTTCCGAGGTACAGGTTGGAGCCGATCCGTCCATCTGGCCCTTTGTCACCCTCGGCGACCGTGTGAAGATCGGCGATCGGGTTACTCTCTACCCAGGAGTCTTCATAGGGTCCGATGTGACGATCGGAAACGATTGTACGTTGTACCCCAATGTCGTGGTGCGAGAGGGCTGTTCACTTGGAGCTCGAGTAATCGTCCACAGTGGAACCGTCATCGGTGCGGACGGATTTGGGTATGTGCAACATCAAGGTCGTCATCACAAAATCCCTCAGCTGGGGGGCGTGAGCATTGAAGACGACGTGGAGCTGGGGGCCAACGTCACGATCGACAGGGCCACGTTCGGACGAACTCTGGTCAAGCAGGGAACCAAGGTAGACAACCTCGTCCAAATCGCCCACAACGTGACCGTGGGAGAACACTGCATTCTCGTCGCACAAGTGGGCGTAGCTGGCAGCACAACAATCGGCCGTCATGTGATGATTGGTGGCCAAGCTGGTCTTTCCGATCACCTGACCATCGGTGATCAAGTACTGATTGCGGCGAAATCTGGAGTCAACCGGAGCGTTGAATCGAATCAGATCGTCGGAGGCATTCCTGCAATGCCGCGTGAAAAAGCGCTCAGAGTCCAAGGAGCCATTTTCCAGCTACCTGAGTTGAAACAACTCGTGAGGGATTTGGAAGCGCGCGTGACGACTCTCGAAACAGGTCTAAAAAAAGTTCCTGCACGCACCTCTCGAGCGCAGAAAGCTCGTCCTAAAAAAAGATAA